One window of Scheffersomyces stipitis CBS 6054 chromosome 1, whole genome shotgun sequence genomic DNA carries:
- a CDS encoding predicted protein, whose protein sequence is MDIHRCRFVDYTPHTVTATAFSHRSSLAKQATNDLRLAVGRSNGDIEIWNPKYNWTHELTLSGARGRTVEGLCWAAGDSEEPARLFSIGGSTYITEWDLSTGKPVTNYDCNAGIIWSMAINASENKLAVGCDDGSVVIVDISGGLGSLEHDMICQRQDARVLSIKWYNDEILVGGCADGRIREWSANGETKGRILATMRVDKSKTESTLVWAISILPNKKQIVSGDSTGSVKFWDLEHFSLLQSFKVHDADVLSIVSDASEEKIFSAGVDRKIHQFNLITTKSSTSKWVHNSNRLLHSNDIRSMSIFESKAYNFLISGGVERSIVIQSVQHFQDGKYKKLLINQQKPNVVVNMAHKLIALWQDQSIKLWKVQDSTRHKLVSVIKLSDDDNITSIDINSRADLLIVSTLNSVKAFRLTEDVGKLKITKFRDEDFDSLIEGAKSVKFFGEEKFLILTPGEEIYKFVINTEDNTITLDDEIEILESKKGRLQYSGCINNWEVSPNKEKLIVSRFNGSIEAYPLNTEEDAYLVTKLSSYPHLLHFSSNDKIVVLTEDNKLYEFLVATKNSTNTNNLLTPWSKRNSEFLPHQFLNLDDKPQGVFTKGSRVWIYGSTWLSFFDLSVNIPINKVYKNTSNSKKRNRDGLTINEDVGETEVDGDLDIVDQTNADILGLSLKQSHIDRMRQQIQDTESNGNSDESKKPFWLTTKYRPIMKVEDFGEEEIVVIERPQFALPTTTAFSLPKLRI, encoded by the coding sequence ATGGATATACATCGCTGTCGTTTTGTGGACTACACTCCGCACACCGTCACAGCAACAGCCTTTTCGCATCGTTCGTCGTTGGCTAAACAAGCTACCAATGATTTGAGATTGGCTGTTGGTAGAAGCAATGGTGACATTGAAATCTGGAATCCTAAATACAACTGGACCCACGAATTGACGTTATCTGGAGCCCGTGGAAGGACAGTAGAAGGACTCTGTTGGGCTGCGGGTGATTCAGAAGAGCCTGCTCGACTTTTTTCCATTGGAGGATCTACTTATATCACTGAATGGGACTTATCTACTGGCAAGCCTGTGACCAACTATGACTGTAATGCTGGTATAATTTGGTCTATGGCTATTAACGCGTCAGAGAATAAGTTGGCTGTAGGCTGTGATGATGGTTCCGTCGTAATTGTAGATATATCCGGAGGTCTTGGATCATTGGAGCACGACATGATCTGCCAGAGACAAGATGCCAGAGTGTTGAGCATAAAGTGGTACAATGATGAGATACTCGTCGGGGGCTGTGCCGACGGAAGAATAAGAGAATGGAGTGCCAATGGGGAAACTAAGGGAAGAATATTAGCCACGATGAGAGTAGACAAGTCCAAGACCGAAAGCACTTTGGTATGGGCGATTTCTATCTTACCcaacaagaaacagataGTCAGTGGAGATTCTACTGGATCTGTGAAATTTTGGGATTTAGAACATTTTTCGTTGTTGCAGAGTTTCAAAGTACACGATGCTGATGTTTTGTCCATAGTCAGCGATGCCAGTGAGGAAAAGATCTTTTCTGCTGGTGTAGACAGAAAGATCCAccagttcaacttgatcaccACGAAGTCTTCGACTTCTAAGTGGGTTCATAATTCTAATAGACTATTGCATTCCAACGATATCAGATCGATGTCGATATTTGAGAGCAAGGCTTACAACTTTTTGATCAGCGGTGGCGTGGAAAGGTCAATTGTGATCCAATCTGTTCAGCATTTCCAGGACGGAAAGTACAAGAAACTTTTAATAAACCAACAGAAGCCAAATGTAGTTGTAAATATGGCGCATAAACTCATTGCATTATGGCAGGACCAGTCTATCAAGTTATGGAAGGTCCAAGATAGCACCAGACACAAGCTTGTTTCTGTCATAAAGTTGTCTGATGATGACAACATCACCAGCATTGACATCAACAGCAGAGCTGACTTACTCATAGTATCTACTTTGAATTCTGTAAAGGCTTTCAGGTTAACTGAGGATGTAGGAAAGTTGAAAATAACAAAGTTCAGAGATGAAGACTTTGACTCTTTAATTGAAGGAGCCAAGTCCGTCAAATTCTTTGGTGAagagaagttcttgatcttgactccaggtgaagaaatctacaagttcGTTATCAATACTGAGGATAACACCATTACTTTGGACGACGAGATTGAGATCTTGGAATCTAAGAAAGGTAGACTACAATACTCTGGTTGTATCAACAACTGGGAAGTTTCACCTaataaagaaaagttgataGTCTCAAGATTCAACGGATCTATTGAAGCCTACCCTTTAAACACAGAGGAAGACGCTTACTTGGTCACAAAGTTGTCGTCATACCCACATTTACTTCACTTTTCTAGTAACGACAAAATCGTTGTGTTAACAGAAGACAATAAACTTTATGAGTTCTTGGTTGCTACAAAGAATAGCACTAATAcaaacaacttgttgacaCCATGGTCTAAGAGAAACAGTGAGTTCTTGCCTCATCAGTTCTTGAACCTTGACGACAAGCCTCAGGGTGTATTCACCAAGGGCAGTAGAGTATGGATCTATGGGTCTACCTGGTTATCATTCTTTGACTTGTCGGTTAACATACCGATTAACAAAGTGTACAAAAACACCTCTAATTccaaaaagagaaatagAGATGGGTTGACCatcaatgaagatgttggTGAAACTGAAGTAGATGGAGATCTTGATATCGTAGACCAGACCAATGCCGATATCTTGGGACTTTCATTGAAGCAGAGTCATATTGATAGAATGAGACAACAGATACAAGATACCGAATCCAATGGGAACTCTGACGAATCAAAGAAACCATTCTGGTTGACTACCAAATATAGACCTATCATGAAGGTTGAAGACTTTGGAGAGGAGGAAATCGTAGTAATTGAAAGACCTCAGTTCGCATTGCCTACAACTACAGCCTTCAGCCTTCCAAAATTGAGAATCTGA
- a CDS encoding GPI-anchored protein with cell wall role, protein MSLSNPNLEGYNVVRNFWLLYYNRNKGTFVAPKKCSGCYNEDRFVVWAVAVAVQAVVDGARIYPELRPLIAPGIDIFKKYKNPHLRGYSAAENGGNDKDIYYDDDAQVASAMLTAYEVTGEKRYLDLGRELVRFLMGGWNTNPNAKTKGGMCWHITNHYLNACTTAETAKACLQISRFIPNEAKIYIDFAAKCIDWQIRVLQDPSDKLIKDGVQDTSTDFNDTKWTYNVGTTLSAAAHLYHITKDPKWKQIADDLAAAGINRGVFFYDRDYDDAHRYWRDASYFVQLLIEGLADYLLYVGNEAPEGLPEKIQEEVRRHLVMFYEYMRDPRDGLYIQSFEPHRTYKEVYDSKYVKEFGGHKGWGLKDEDKSGDEPMKCLMGGGAAARVFFQGARVVPEVKY, encoded by the coding sequence ATGTCGCTCTCCAACCCTAACCTTGAAGGGTATAACGTTGTGCGCAACTTTTGGCTCTTGTACTACAACAGGAATAAGGGCACTTTTGTAGCACCCAAGAAATGTAGCGGATGCTACAATGAGGACAGATTTGTGGTTTgggctgttgctgttgctgttcaGGCAGTAGTCGATGGTGCCCGAATCTATCCAGAATTGCGTCCCTTGATTGCGCCTGGCATagatatcttcaagaaatatAAGAATCCTCACCTCAGAGGATattctgctgctgaaaaTGGTGGAAATGACAAGGACATCTACTATGATGATGATGCCCAAGTAGCCAGTGCCATGCTTACTGCGTATGAGGTTACTGGTGAAAAGCGTTACTTGGACCTCGGTAGGGAATTAGTGCGTTTCCTCATGGGAGGATGGAACACCAATCCCAATGCTAAGACCAAGGGTGGCATGTGCTGGCACATCACTAACCACTACTTAAACGCTTGTACTACCGCTGAAACCGCTAAAGCCTGTTTGCAGATTCTGAGATTCATTCCCAACGAAGCAAAGATCTACATcgatttcgcagccaaatgTATCGATTGGCAGATCAGAGTCTTGCAAGACCCATCGGACAAGTTGATTAAGGATGGTGTCCAGGACACTTCTACAGACTTTAACGATACGAAGTGGACATATAACGTAGGTACTACGTTATCTGCTGCCGCTCACTTGTACCATATCACCAAGGATCCTAAGTGGAAGCAGATAGCTGATGACTTGGCTGCTGCTGGGATTAACAGAGGTGTTTTCTTCTATGACCGTGACTACGACGACGCTCACAGATACTGGAGAGATGCATCCTACTTTGTCCAGTTGCTTATAGAGGGATTGGCAGACTACTTGTTGTACGTGGGGAACGAAGCTCCAGAGGGCTTGCCAGAAAAAATCCAGGAAGAAGTCAGAAGACACTTGGTTATGTTCTACGAATACATGAGAGACCCAAGAGACGGCTTATATATCCAAAGTTTTGAACCCCACAGAACATACAAGGAAGTCTACGACTCCAAATACGTCAAGGAGTTTGGTGGCCACAAAGGTTGGGGGTTGAAGGACGAAGACAAGTCAGGAGACGAACCTATGAAGTGTTTGATGGGTGGAGGTGCTGCTGCGAGAGTGTTTTTCCAGGGTGCCAGAGTTGTTCCCGAGGTCAAGTATTAG
- a CDS encoding ergosterol biosynthesis codes for MPDKIELAEKNFARDAKFTEALHGKSYDKTGLFALTSKAKDASQVAAEGYFKHWNGSVEEKDEKSRLTDYSQLTHHYYNLVTDFYEYGWGSSFHFSRYYRGEAFRQATARHEHFLAHKMNINENMKVLDVGCGVGGPGREITRFTDCEIVGLNNNDYQIERANHYAKKYNLDHKLSYVKGDFMQMDFEPETFDAVYAIEATVHAPVLEGVYSEIYKVLKPGGTFGVYEWVMTDKYDESNEEHRKIAYGIEVGDGIPKMYKREVAEQALKNVGFEIEYESDLADRKDEIPWYYPLSGEMKYCQTFGDYFTVFRTSKVGRYITTELVGAMEKIGLAPKGSKQVTHALEDAAVNLVEGGRQKLFTPMMLYVVRKPLDKKN; via the coding sequence ATGCCTGACAAGATCGAATTagcagaaaagaacttTGCCAGAGACGCCAAGTTCACCGAAGCTCTTCACGGCAAGAGCTACGATAAGACCGGTTTGTTTGCCTTGACCTCAAAGGCCAAGGACGCTTCCCAGGTTGCCGCTGAAGGCTACTTCAAGCACTGGAACGGTTCCGTCGAAGAAAAAGACGAAAAGAGCAGATTGACTGACTACTCGCAGTTGACCCATCACTACTACAACTTGGTGACTGACTTCTACGAATACGGTTGGGGCTCTTCTTTCCACTTCTCGAGATACTACCGTGGAGAAGCCTTTAGACAAGCCACCGCTAGACATGAACACTTCTTAGCTCACAAGATGAACATCAACGAAAACATGAAGGTTTTGGATGTCGGTTGTGGTGTTGGTGGTCCAGGTAGAGAAATCACCCGTTTCACTGACTGtgaaattgttggtttAAACAACAACGATTACCAGATCGAAAGAGCCAACCACTATGCCAAGAAGTACAACTTAGACCACAAGTTGTCCTACGTCAAGGGTGACTTCATGCAAATGGACTTTGAGCCAGAGACCTTTGATGCCGTATATGCCATCGAAGCCACTGTGCACGCCCCAGTGTTAGAAGGTGTGTACTCGGAAATCTACAAGGTTTTGAAGCCCGGTGGAACTTTTGGTGTTTACGAATGGGTCATGACCGACAAATATGACGAAAGCAACGAAGAACACCGTAAGATTGCCTACGGTATCGAAGTCGGTGACGGTATCCCCAAGATGTACAAGAGAGAAGTTGCTGAGCAAGCTCTCAAAAACGTTGGTTTCGAGATCGAATACGAATCCGACTTGGCTGACAGAAAGGACGAAATCCCATGGTACTACCCATTGAGTGGTGAGATGAAGTACTGCCAAACTTTTGGTGACTACTTCACAGTCTTCCGTACCTCTAAGGTCGGTAGATACATCACTActgaacttgttggtgCCATGGAAAAGATCGGTCTTGCTCCAAAGGGCTCTAAGCAGGTTACCCATGCCTTAGAAGACGCTGCAGTCAACTTGGTTGAAGGTGGACGTCAAAAGTTGTTTACCCCAATGATGTTGTATGTTGTCAGAAAGCCATTGGATAAGAAAAACTAG